Proteins from one Luteibaculum oceani genomic window:
- a CDS encoding electron transfer flavoprotein subunit alpha/FixB family protein, producing MSVLVFVETLEGKIQKNAYEAVFYGNKIAGGSGVTVLTFGDASNDDLAALGNYGATKVKVARAIKTLDTLALTKFIEEEVNAGGHDVAVFSFDPAGKMVAPVAAAKLKAGLVAGAIDLPDTSDGFVVKKNVFSGKAFAFQQIHTDKKFISILPNSFKPEKGSATAEVEEVSTDFNSGKVRSKGVSRASTDRAPLPEAELVVSAGRGLKGPENWGMVEELADVLEATTACSRPVADIGWRPHHEHVGQTGIAIRPNLYIAIGISGAIQHLAGVNGSKVIVVINNDPEAPFFKAADYGIVGDAFEVVPKLVEAFKAHKANQ from the coding sequence ATGTCTGTATTAGTATTTGTAGAAACTTTAGAAGGAAAGATTCAGAAAAATGCCTACGAGGCAGTTTTCTATGGAAATAAAATTGCAGGTGGATCTGGAGTTACTGTATTAACTTTTGGAGACGCTTCTAACGACGATCTTGCAGCATTGGGTAATTACGGTGCTACTAAGGTTAAAGTTGCTAGAGCTATCAAAACCCTTGATACCCTTGCCCTAACCAAATTCATCGAAGAGGAGGTTAACGCCGGTGGTCACGATGTTGCTGTATTCTCATTCGATCCAGCTGGAAAAATGGTAGCTCCTGTAGCTGCAGCAAAATTAAAAGCAGGATTGGTTGCAGGTGCAATCGACCTTCCAGATACAAGCGATGGATTTGTCGTTAAAAAGAATGTGTTCTCTGGAAAGGCGTTCGCGTTCCAACAAATTCATACCGATAAGAAATTTATCAGCATCCTGCCAAATTCATTCAAACCAGAAAAAGGTAGCGCAACAGCAGAAGTAGAAGAGGTAAGCACCGACTTCAACTCTGGTAAGGTAAGAAGCAAAGGGGTAAGCCGTGCTTCTACCGATAGAGCTCCACTACCTGAGGCTGAATTAGTTGTAAGTGCCGGTAGAGGATTGAAAGGTCCAGAAAACTGGGGGATGGTTGAAGAATTAGCTGATGTACTAGAAGCTACAACTGCTTGTTCTAGACCCGTAGCCGATATTGGTTGGAGACCTCACCACGAGCACGTTGGTCAAACAGGTATTGCTATACGTCCAAACTTATACATTGCAATTGGTATCTCTGGAGCAATCCAACACCTTGCAGGAGTAAACGGATCAAAAGTAATCGTAGTTATCAATAACGATCCAGAAGCACCTTTCTTCAAGGCTGCAGATTACGGTATCGTAGGAGACGCTTTCGAAGTAGTTCCTAAATTGGTAGAAGCCTTTAAAGCTCACAAGGCAAATCAATAG
- a CDS encoding bifunctional nuclease family protein encodes MEKIKLNIVGLSYSHTSRGAYVLLLGEEDGNRRVPIIIGAPEAQAIAIELEKMTPNRPLTHDLFKTFADNFEITLEEVVVYNLVEGVFFAKLYCRQGDNTIEIDARTSDAIALAVRFNSPIYTYEFILASAGIFVEKGEEKKEGEDSAKAVEKEEVKEDVSVEELEQQLDEALRTENYEKASKLRDKINSIKGNESDN; translated from the coding sequence ATGGAAAAGATTAAACTAAATATAGTTGGATTATCATATAGCCATACGAGTAGGGGAGCCTATGTGCTTTTGCTAGGAGAAGAGGATGGTAATCGCAGAGTTCCAATTATCATCGGCGCTCCAGAAGCACAGGCTATTGCGATAGAATTGGAGAAAATGACTCCAAACCGACCGCTTACGCATGATCTGTTTAAAACATTTGCAGATAATTTCGAGATTACTCTCGAAGAAGTGGTAGTGTACAACTTGGTCGAAGGCGTATTCTTCGCCAAGTTGTATTGCCGCCAAGGTGATAATACCATCGAAATTGACGCCCGAACCTCAGATGCCATTGCTTTGGCAGTGCGTTTCAATAGCCCAATCTACACCTATGAATTCATTCTAGCTTCTGCTGGGATTTTTGTTGAAAAAGGTGAGGAGAAAAAAGAGGGGGAAGACTCGGCCAAAGCTGTAGAAAAAGAGGAGGTAAAAGAGGATGTGTCCGTAGAAGAACTCGAACAGCAGTTGGACGAGGCACTGAGAACAGAAAACTATGAAAAGGCCTCTAAGCTCAGGGATAAAATAAACAGTATCAAGGGAAATGAAAGCGATAATTAA
- a CDS encoding thymidylate synthase, whose product MRQYLDLLQHILDNGVDKGDRTGTGTRSVFGYQMRFNLQEGFPVVTTKKLHLRSIIHELLWFLQGDTNIKYLKENGVSIWDEWADENGNLGPVYGYQWRSWPTPDGRKVDQIVNLVNDLKNNPDSRRHIVSAWNVADIENMALPPCHCLFQFYVANGKLSCQLYQRSADVFLGVPFNIASYALLTMMLAQVCGLEPGDFVHTFGDAHLYSNHFDQAKLQLSRSPYPLPTMKINPEVKDLFEFKYEDFSLENYVCHPHIKAPVAV is encoded by the coding sequence ATGAGACAATACTTAGATCTACTCCAGCACATTTTGGATAACGGAGTTGATAAAGGAGACAGAACCGGAACAGGAACAAGAAGCGTTTTTGGTTATCAAATGCGCTTTAATCTGCAAGAAGGTTTTCCGGTGGTTACCACTAAGAAATTACACCTTCGCTCAATTATCCACGAATTACTTTGGTTTTTACAAGGGGATACGAATATTAAATACCTCAAAGAAAATGGGGTAAGTATTTGGGATGAATGGGCCGATGAAAATGGAAATTTGGGTCCAGTTTACGGTTACCAATGGCGCTCATGGCCAACTCCAGATGGAAGAAAGGTTGATCAGATTGTAAATTTGGTAAATGACCTGAAAAATAATCCAGACTCCAGAAGACATATTGTTTCGGCTTGGAATGTGGCTGATATAGAAAACATGGCGCTGCCACCTTGCCACTGCTTGTTTCAGTTTTATGTAGCAAACGGAAAGCTCTCCTGCCAACTTTATCAGCGGTCAGCAGATGTTTTTCTTGGTGTGCCATTTAATATAGCCTCCTACGCCCTGCTTACTATGATGCTCGCTCAAGTGTGCGGTCTAGAACCGGGAGATTTCGTTCATACCTTCGGAGATGCCCACCTATACAGCAATCACTTCGATCAAGCCAAACTTCAACTTTCAAGGAGTCCTTACCCGCTACCAACCATGAAAATCAATCCAGAAGTAAAGGATTTATTTGAATTTAAATACGAGGATTTTAGTCTAGAGAATTACGTTTGCCATCCACACATTAAAGCACCTGTTGCAGTATGA
- a CDS encoding dihydrofolate reductase — translation MRFLAMIAAVGTNNVIGSNNDLMWHLPNDFRFFKKTTTNRVVVMGRKTYESMDHALPHRYNFVLTNNREWNKEDARVFSQVDEMFEHAYKIDKTPFVIGGAQIYKQFLNKATHLFITRVDFSKEGEAYFPEFSESDFELLKERKHPSDEKHAYPFTIQIWQRRGVTPKGEELDFLNQQIENL, via the coding sequence ATGAGGTTTTTAGCAATGATTGCGGCCGTTGGTACCAACAATGTTATTGGGTCCAACAACGACTTAATGTGGCATTTGCCCAATGACTTTAGGTTTTTTAAAAAGACAACTACCAATAGAGTGGTAGTTATGGGAAGAAAAACCTACGAATCTATGGACCATGCCTTGCCGCATCGCTATAATTTTGTTCTTACCAATAATAGAGAATGGAATAAAGAAGATGCTCGGGTATTCTCTCAGGTAGATGAGATGTTCGAACACGCTTATAAAATAGATAAAACCCCTTTTGTAATTGGTGGGGCGCAGATTTATAAGCAATTTCTTAATAAGGCTACCCATTTATTCATTACAAGGGTAGATTTTTCAAAGGAGGGAGAGGCTTATTTTCCAGAATTCAGCGAATCCGATTTTGAGCTTTTAAAGGAACGTAAACATCCAAGCGATGAAAAACATGCATATCCTTTTACCATTCAAATTTGGCAACGTAGAGGGGTAACTCCTAAAGGTGAGGAACTAGATTTTCTAAACCAACAGATCGAGAACCTTTAA
- a CDS encoding UDP-N-acetylmuramoyl-tripeptide--D-alanyl-D-alanine ligase codes for MISKVYNLFLQSNGVSTDTRDDLTNKIFFALKGPNFNGNKFAAKALEQGAIAAVIDEPEYATSDKTFLVSDVLTFLQELATHHRIQLNPKVIALTGSNGKTTTKELLFSVLKQNFSVQCTKGNLNNHIGVPLTLLSCRAETEILIVEMGANHPKEIELLASIAKPLHGLITNIGKAHLEGFGSIEGVDRSKRELFDFINNQPEGFCFINNNDPFLAKAKNNYQRIILYGAESNYKFSPIENENPMLTGALNIDGQKIEVETQLIGEYNSDNVLAAATIGAYLGMDLRTIKKGLESYQPENSRSQLAQGKRNKLFLDAYNANPTSVSHAIRSFAKFKGEKLAIIGAMKEGGENSSKEHEEIADLLSSLEIPHFLIGAEFNGISNPKTLGYYPTWKALVEGENNLNDFSGKNILIKGSRSVGLENLVPHL; via the coding sequence ATGATATCTAAAGTCTATAACCTTTTTCTTCAGTCTAACGGTGTTTCTACCGATACAAGAGACGATTTAACCAACAAAATATTTTTCGCGCTTAAGGGGCCTAATTTTAACGGCAACAAGTTTGCCGCTAAGGCTCTTGAGCAAGGTGCTATTGCAGCGGTAATAGATGAACCGGAATACGCTACCTCGGATAAAACATTTTTGGTTTCTGACGTATTAACTTTTTTACAAGAACTAGCTACCCATCACCGTATACAGCTAAACCCAAAAGTTATTGCGCTTACCGGAAGCAATGGCAAGACAACCACTAAAGAACTACTGTTCTCGGTTTTAAAACAGAACTTTAGCGTTCAATGTACCAAGGGCAACCTAAATAATCATATTGGGGTACCCTTAACCTTATTATCGTGCAGAGCCGAAACGGAAATATTAATCGTAGAAATGGGTGCTAATCACCCAAAGGAAATCGAATTATTGGCCAGCATTGCCAAACCTCTTCATGGCTTAATTACCAATATAGGAAAGGCACATCTCGAGGGATTTGGAAGCATTGAAGGGGTGGACAGATCTAAACGGGAGCTTTTTGACTTTATAAACAATCAGCCTGAAGGATTCTGCTTTATAAATAACAACGACCCATTCTTAGCCAAGGCCAAAAATAATTACCAACGCATCATTTTGTACGGGGCGGAAAGCAACTATAAATTTTCACCTATTGAAAATGAAAACCCCATGCTAACCGGCGCCCTTAACATTGATGGTCAAAAAATAGAAGTTGAAACTCAACTTATTGGAGAATACAACTCCGACAATGTTCTTGCTGCAGCCACCATTGGTGCTTACCTTGGAATGGATTTGCGCACTATTAAAAAGGGTTTAGAATCCTACCAACCTGAAAACTCAAGGTCACAACTTGCTCAAGGTAAACGAAACAAGTTATTTCTAGACGCATATAACGCCAACCCAACTTCAGTCTCTCATGCGATTAGAAGTTTCGCGAAATTTAAAGGGGAAAAATTAGCCATTATCGGTGCAATGAAAGAAGGCGGTGAAAACAGCAGCAAAGAACATGAGGAGATTGCTGACTTATTATCCAGCCTTGAAATACCGCATTTTTTGATCGGAGCTGAATTCAACGGGATCTCTAACCCAAAAACTCTTGGATACTATCCAACCTGGAAAGCGTTGGTAGAAGGTGAAAACAATCTAAATGATTTTTCGGGTAAGAATATCCTAATTAAAGGTTCTCGATCTGTTGGTTTAGAAAATCTAGTTCCTCACCTTTAG